From one Mytilus galloprovincialis chromosome 13, xbMytGall1.hap1.1, whole genome shotgun sequence genomic stretch:
- the LOC143056527 gene encoding receptor-type guanylate cyclase gcy-13-like, with protein sequence MQYSDTVMTLLDERYTYTSLATELDSMRKQISVNNATSGSVVAGLVWFDNMTSYINILKTIQDTLVKEIIVSLNNNLSLHEMDVRISIFLVVGAIVMFPVIVLLVYRLNKKLQSFANSLTNKTYDLEQERKRTEQLLYQMLPVSIAKRMMNNTPIEPEYFESVTVYFSDIVGFTTICSKSSPMQVIYMLNDLYSVIDERIEKFDVYKVETIGDAYMMVSGLPVRNTDQHASEIALMSLDILEIVSQSQIPHIPGEKWQIRIGINTGSVVAGVVGTKMPRYCLFGNTVNVASRMESTSEPGMIHISQSTKIALEKHPDFMVELRGETIIKGKGVMLTYWLLDNKKRSNCSYCLVQEIFIDQKHSTC encoded by the exons ATGCAATATTCAGATACAGTAATGACTTTGTTAGATGAACGATACACATATACATCACTGGCAACTGAACTGGATAGTATGCGCAAACAAATATCCGTCAACAACGCAACAAGCGGCTCTGTCGTTGCTGGTCTAGTCTGGTTTGATAATATGACGTCATATATCAATATACTGAAGACCATACAAGACACCTTAGTAAAG GAAATTATTGTGTCCCTCAACAACAATTTGAGTCTACATGAGATGGATGTGAGAATTAGTATATTTCTGGTGGTCGGGGCAATAGTCATGTTTCCTGTGATTGTGCTGCTTGTGTACCGTCTTAACAAAAAGTTACAGTCGTTTGCGAACTCATtgacaaataaaacatatgaTTTAGAACAAGAGCGAAAAAGAACAGAACAGTTACTCTACCAAATGTTGCCTGTTTCAATAGCCAAGCGAATGATGAACAATACGCCTATAGAACCAGAATATTTTGAATCAGTAACGGTGTACTTCTCCGATATAGTTGGATTTACGACTATCTGCTCTAAAAGTTCACCAATGCAAGTCATTTATATGCTGAATGACTTGTACAGTGTGATAGATGAACGAATAGAAAAGTTTGATGTTTATAAAGTTGAAACAATAG GTGATGCCTACATGATGGTTTCTGGTCTGCCAGTAAGGAATACCGATCAACATGCATCTGAAATAGCTTTGATGTCATTAGACATATTAGAAATAGTTAGTCAATCGCAAATACCTCACATACCAGGGGAGAAATGGCAAATAAGGATTGGAATAAACACAG GTTCTGTGGTTGCAGGTGTTGTTGGAACCAAAATGCCTCGATATTGTCTGTTTGGCAATACAGTTAATGTTGCATCGCGGATGGAATCGACGAGTGAAC CGGGCATGATTCACATTTCGCAGTCTACAAAAATTGCTCTTGAAAAACATCCAGACTTCATGGTGGAACTACGAGGTGAAACAATAATCAAG GGAAAAGGAGTAATGTTGACGTATTGGTTATTGGACAACAAGAAGAGAAGCAATTGTTCCTATTGCTTAGTCCAAGAAATCTTTATCGACCAAAAACATTCTACCTGCTGA